A genomic stretch from Candidatus Rokuibacteriota bacterium includes:
- a CDS encoding HAD family phosphatase, whose protein sequence is MTEAAIFDMDGVLIDSGVHHRAAWQALLAELGEEPAHPEYWRLTIGRPSEEAVPLLLGRRVPEHEARRLARRKRDLYVDFSRGGVVSVPGVRDFVAALSRLGVPRAVGTSASRFDLDRLLVGVGLRRHFDVIVTADDVTLGKPDPEVYELAAARLRVPPDACIVFEDSLVGVEAARRAGMRAVGVTTAHSEMELREAGAERTIADFEGLEWKSLAAG, encoded by the coding sequence ATGACTGAGGCCGCTATCTTCGATATGGACGGCGTCCTGATCGACTCGGGCGTCCACCACCGCGCCGCGTGGCAGGCGCTCCTCGCCGAGCTCGGCGAGGAGCCGGCGCACCCGGAGTACTGGCGCCTCACCATCGGCCGCCCGAGCGAGGAGGCGGTGCCGCTGCTCCTCGGCCGCCGCGTCCCGGAGCACGAGGCCCGGCGTCTCGCGCGGCGTAAGCGCGACCTCTACGTGGACTTTTCGCGCGGCGGTGTCGTCTCGGTGCCCGGCGTCCGGGATTTCGTCGCGGCGCTCTCGCGGCTCGGCGTTCCGCGCGCGGTCGGCACCTCGGCCTCGCGCTTCGACCTGGATCGGCTGCTCGTGGGGGTGGGGCTCCGCCGCCACTTCGACGTCATCGTGACGGCCGACGACGTGACGCTGGGAAAGCCCGATCCGGAGGTCTACGAGCTGGCGGCCGCGCGGCTCAGGGTCCCGCCCGACGCCTGCATCGTCTTCGAGGACTCGTTGGTCGGCGTCGAGGCGGCGCGGCGCGCGGGCATGCGCGCGGTCGGCGTCACCACCGCCCACAGCGAGATGGAGCTGCGGGAGGCCGGGGCCGAGCGGACCATCGCCGATTTCGAGGGTCTCGAATGGAAGAGCCTCGCAGCCGGGTAA
- a CDS encoding methyltransferase domain-containing protein yields the protein MEEPRSRVSEAAYWEGLYAERQDGWELGEAAPSLQACLASGRPFTPGARVAVPGCGRGHDARLLARHGFAVTGFDFAEAAVTEARQLASREQLAAAFERRDVFTLASDHGGLFDAVWEYTCFCAIDPDRRTEYARTLHDILKPGGTLLACFYPLKDGTDGPPFPVSRPGIEAALGPFFDIVEAGSPPASPERRRGLEWLVLAERRAG from the coding sequence ATGGAAGAGCCTCGCAGCCGGGTAAGCGAGGCCGCCTACTGGGAAGGGCTCTACGCCGAGCGGCAGGACGGCTGGGAGCTCGGTGAAGCCGCTCCCTCGCTCCAGGCCTGCCTCGCCTCGGGCCGCCCGTTCACACCCGGCGCGCGCGTCGCCGTTCCCGGGTGCGGACGGGGTCATGACGCGAGGCTGCTCGCGCGGCACGGCTTTGCCGTCACGGGCTTCGACTTCGCCGAGGCCGCAGTGACGGAAGCGCGGCAGCTGGCTTCGCGCGAGCAGCTCGCGGCCGCTTTCGAGCGGCGCGACGTCTTCACGCTGGCGTCCGACCACGGCGGTCTCTTCGACGCGGTTTGGGAGTACACCTGCTTCTGCGCCATCGACCCCGACCGCCGGACGGAGTACGCGCGCACGCTTCACGACATCCTCAAGCCGGGGGGCACGCTCCTCGCCTGCTTCTACCCTTTAAAGGACGGTACGGACGGCCCACCCTTCCCGGTCTCCCGGCCGGGCATCGAGGCCGCCCTCGGACCCTTCTTCGACATCGTCGAAGCGGGGTCTCCCCCTGCCTCGCCCGAGCGCCGCCGCGGGCTCGAGTGGCTCGTCCTGGCCGAGCGCCGCGCCGGTTGA
- a CDS encoding ABC transporter substrate-binding protein, whose protein sequence is MTMLRGLALALLALLLSAVPTAAQGALTVQVSTEPPGLDLTTNPSSAIAGVVFYNVQEGLVKVDRHGKLVPWLAERWYTTDSKNYTFFLRKGVRFHNGREMKAADVKFALDRAVNPETKHPYRVQYENIQDVIVKDDYTISVTLKRAEANFLWTVARQGSVIYPREAVDSLKAQPVGTGPFTVADWVRGDRIVLVKNKDYWQKGLPRLDKVTYRFIPDPNSALAALKSGDIDVSAFGLGPENVDALKKDGRFQVILGDMTNDVTLSMNNSKKPYSDKRVRLAVTHAINKEEVLKGAMFGYGKILGSNVDPLNPYYVDVSKRVSYDPAKAKKLLVEAGYPNGFEATFKVASQYYYTVRSAEVVVNQLAKVGIRAKIQQIEWGQWLAQVFCLKPCENPDYDMSIIGHAEAWDIGNFANPKYYFRWDNADFQALFKESEVTVDDKKRRELYVMMQQMLADEAPAVWLYMHPRLVVTKKGVTGIWKDLPVPSLDLSEVGWQK, encoded by the coding sequence ATGACAATGCTGCGCGGCCTCGCATTGGCCCTGCTGGCGCTCCTGCTCTCGGCGGTGCCGACGGCGGCCCAGGGCGCCCTGACGGTGCAGGTGTCGACCGAGCCGCCCGGGCTGGACCTCACGACCAACCCGTCCTCGGCGATCGCCGGCGTCGTGTTCTACAACGTCCAGGAAGGGCTGGTGAAGGTGGACCGGCACGGCAAGCTCGTGCCCTGGCTCGCCGAGCGCTGGTACACGACCGACAGCAAGAACTACACGTTCTTCCTCCGCAAGGGAGTCCGTTTCCACAACGGCCGCGAGATGAAGGCCGCCGACGTCAAGTTCGCGCTGGACCGCGCGGTCAACCCTGAGACCAAGCACCCCTACCGCGTCCAGTACGAGAACATCCAGGACGTCATCGTCAAGGACGACTACACGATCAGCGTGACGCTCAAGCGGGCCGAGGCGAACTTCCTCTGGACCGTGGCGCGGCAGGGATCGGTCATCTACCCGAGAGAAGCGGTGGACAGTCTCAAGGCCCAGCCGGTCGGCACGGGCCCCTTCACGGTCGCCGACTGGGTGCGCGGCGACCGCATCGTGCTCGTGAAGAACAAGGACTACTGGCAGAAGGGGCTGCCGCGCCTCGACAAGGTGACGTACCGCTTCATCCCCGACCCCAACTCGGCGCTCGCGGCGCTCAAGTCGGGCGACATCGACGTCTCGGCCTTCGGCCTGGGCCCGGAGAACGTGGACGCGCTCAAGAAGGACGGGCGCTTCCAGGTCATCCTGGGCGACATGACCAACGACGTCACGCTCAGCATGAACAACTCCAAGAAGCCCTACTCCGACAAGCGCGTCAGGCTCGCCGTCACCCACGCGATCAACAAGGAGGAGGTGCTCAAGGGGGCCATGTTCGGGTACGGCAAGATCCTCGGCTCCAACGTGGACCCGCTGAACCCGTACTACGTGGACGTCTCCAAGCGGGTGTCGTACGACCCGGCCAAGGCCAAGAAGCTCCTCGTCGAGGCGGGCTACCCGAACGGCTTCGAGGCCACCTTCAAGGTCGCGTCGCAGTATTACTACACGGTGCGGAGCGCCGAGGTCGTCGTCAACCAGCTCGCCAAGGTCGGGATCCGGGCCAAGATCCAGCAGATCGAGTGGGGCCAGTGGCTCGCCCAGGTCTTCTGTCTCAAGCCCTGCGAGAACCCCGACTACGACATGTCGATCATCGGCCACGCGGAGGCCTGGGACATCGGGAACTTCGCCAACCCGAAGTACTACTTCCGCTGGGACAACGCCGACTTCCAGGCGCTGTTCAAGGAGTCCGAGGTGACGGTAGACGACAAGAAGCGGCGGGAGCTGTACGTCATGATGCAGCAGATGCTGGCCGACGAGGCGCCGGCCGTATGGCTGTACATGCACCCGCGCCTGGTCGTGACCAAGAAGGGCGTCACGGGCATCTGGAAGGACCTGCCGGTTCCGTCCCTCGACCTCTCCGAGGTCGGCTGGCAGAAGTAA
- a CDS encoding ABC transporter ATP-binding protein gives MLELSGITAGYSHFTALWDVSLRVAEGEAVAVVGPNGAGKTTLLRVISGLIAPRSGRIAFEGAELAGHPAYDIVAHGIAHVPEGRRLFPGLTVADNLKMGAFLPAARARYRESLERVYTLFPVLAERQKQRAGSMSGGEQQMLAIGRALMSQPKIILLDEPSLGLAPVMVLRVFDLIRRVREEGYTILVVEQNVRQVLKLVDRAYLLEVGRIKMEGRAAELAEQDFVRKAYMGV, from the coding sequence ATGCTCGAGCTCTCCGGCATCACGGCGGGCTACAGCCATTTCACGGCGCTCTGGGACGTGAGCCTGCGCGTGGCCGAGGGCGAGGCGGTGGCGGTCGTCGGCCCCAACGGGGCAGGCAAGACCACGCTCCTTCGCGTGATCTCCGGCCTGATCGCCCCGCGCTCGGGCCGCATCGCCTTCGAGGGCGCCGAGCTGGCGGGCCACCCGGCCTACGACATCGTGGCGCACGGCATCGCGCACGTGCCCGAGGGGCGCCGCCTCTTCCCCGGCCTCACCGTGGCGGACAACCTCAAGATGGGCGCCTTCCTGCCCGCGGCACGGGCCCGGTACCGCGAGAGCCTTGAGCGCGTGTACACCCTCTTCCCGGTGCTCGCCGAGCGCCAGAAGCAGCGGGCCGGCAGCATGTCGGGCGGCGAGCAGCAGATGCTGGCCATCGGCCGGGCGCTCATGTCGCAGCCGAAGATCATCCTCCTGGACGAGCCGTCGCTGGGCCTGGCGCCCGTGATGGTGCTGCGCGTCTTCGACCTGATCCGGCGCGTGCGCGAGGAGGGCTACACCATCCTCGTCGTCGAGCAGAACGTGCGCCAGGTGCTCAAGCTGGTGGACCGCGCGTACCTGCTGGAAGTCGGGCGGATCAAGATGGAAGGCCGGGCCGCGGAGCTCGCCGAGCAGGACTTCGTCCGCAAGGCGTACATGGGAGTCTAG
- a CDS encoding cupin domain-containing protein, whose amino-acid sequence MADSEHFHNLKRGGIPRQLAEGLSARVFPGEHLMLSVVEIAPGSVSPVHAHPNEQWGVCLEGEWVRVQDGVEHHVKAGDFWQTPPNVPHGGRALPDKRAVVLDIFSPPREEYKKAGSGYK is encoded by the coding sequence ATGGCCGACAGCGAGCACTTCCACAACCTCAAGCGGGGCGGCATCCCGCGCCAGCTGGCCGAAGGACTCTCGGCGCGCGTCTTTCCCGGCGAGCACCTGATGCTCTCCGTGGTCGAGATCGCGCCGGGCTCCGTCTCCCCCGTGCACGCGCACCCCAACGAGCAGTGGGGCGTCTGCCTCGAGGGCGAGTGGGTCCGCGTCCAGGACGGCGTCGAGCATCACGTCAAGGCCGGCGACTTCTGGCAGACGCCCCCGAACGTGCCGCACGGCGGGCGCGCGCTGCCGGACAAACGGGCCGTGGTGCTCGACATCTTTTCACCGCCTCGCGAAGAGTACAAGAAGGCAGGGTCTGGGTACAAGTGA
- a CDS encoding DUF1054 family protein: protein MAFPGFTPADFKVFDIEGFKPRMEAIKSRIRPKLEAIGRDLLPDVARIAGDAAFAHVARHARRTVNPPNDTWVAFALDKRGYKKHCHFKVAVSRGAVRFLFEAGPEHAGKKRWASAWKRQGPKLAPVLRRAKGLAWFKNEHDEAPAAVLADLPPEHVARLGDELTRTRDGQVVLGRAVPAQEAAGWKPRDYVRAARETFQLLAPLYRLK from the coding sequence ATGGCGTTCCCAGGCTTCACCCCGGCCGACTTCAAGGTGTTCGACATCGAGGGCTTCAAGCCGCGCATGGAGGCCATCAAGTCGCGCATCCGCCCCAAGCTCGAGGCGATCGGCCGTGACCTGCTGCCCGACGTCGCGCGCATCGCCGGTGACGCGGCCTTCGCCCACGTGGCCAGACACGCGCGCCGGACCGTCAATCCTCCAAATGACACGTGGGTCGCCTTTGCGCTCGACAAGCGCGGCTACAAGAAGCACTGCCACTTCAAGGTGGCGGTCTCGCGCGGCGCCGTGCGGTTCCTCTTCGAAGCGGGCCCCGAGCACGCCGGCAAGAAGCGCTGGGCGTCGGCATGGAAGCGCCAGGGGCCCAAGCTCGCGCCCGTCCTGAGGCGCGCCAAGGGGCTCGCCTGGTTCAAGAACGAGCACGACGAGGCGCCGGCGGCCGTTCTGGCCGACCTGCCGCCCGAGCACGTCGCGAGGCTGGGCGACGAGCTCACGCGCACGCGCGACGGCCAGGTGGTGCTGGGGCGCGCGGTGCCGGCCCAGGAGGCCGCAGGGTGGAAGCCCCGCGACTACGTCCGCGCCGCGCGCGAGACGTTCCAACTGCTCGCGCCGCTGTACCGGCTCAAGTGA
- a CDS encoding ABC transporter substrate-binding protein encodes MKVFRIVLVLLLIAGVGGGLAPRDLADAQAQTIKIGLLYDHTGPFAAGGSLNCWRGAKMMIDLINERGGVAGKYKIVQVDGDGQSKTEVAINEAERLLSVEKVDILAGIYSSAHAVPIAERVDKQKKFLWITTAISSKVFDGRNLQYTFRPQPTGDQFGALSVQYINEYSQEKFKKPAKELRLAIIHEDGAYGTDVALGNELKAKELGLNVVLKEGYSISAPDLSSLVTKLRSVRPDVLFHTGYNPDIALFLRQATEQGLRLRAYIGHGAGHSQIDKLKEAYGAKEIEGFHTLDPIASQLLDPKKLKPGVGDLTAEMVKRYKALYDKDVADRAIAPHVSMGFNNMWILLNDVVPRAITKYGGFGPEALAKAARDTDIPEGGTMQGYGVKFNPPGHRFAGQNQRAFPAVFEIIESKFELVFPKTVATAQPLLPLPASSPLAVR; translated from the coding sequence ATGAAGGTCTTCCGTATCGTCCTCGTTCTGCTGCTGATCGCCGGTGTCGGCGGCGGATTGGCCCCACGCGACCTGGCCGACGCCCAGGCCCAGACCATCAAGATCGGCCTGCTCTACGACCACACGGGCCCCTTTGCAGCCGGCGGCTCGCTCAACTGCTGGCGCGGCGCGAAAATGATGATCGACCTGATCAACGAGCGGGGCGGCGTGGCGGGCAAGTACAAGATCGTCCAGGTGGACGGTGACGGTCAGTCCAAGACCGAGGTCGCCATCAACGAGGCCGAGCGCCTGCTGAGCGTCGAGAAGGTGGACATCCTGGCCGGCATCTACTCGAGCGCGCACGCCGTCCCCATCGCGGAGCGCGTTGACAAGCAGAAGAAGTTCCTCTGGATCACCACGGCGATCTCGTCCAAGGTCTTCGACGGGCGCAATCTGCAGTACACCTTCCGCCCGCAGCCCACCGGTGACCAGTTCGGCGCGCTTTCCGTCCAGTACATCAACGAGTACTCGCAGGAGAAGTTCAAGAAGCCGGCCAAGGAGCTGCGGCTGGCCATCATCCACGAGGACGGCGCCTACGGCACCGACGTGGCCCTCGGCAACGAGCTCAAGGCCAAGGAGCTGGGGCTCAACGTGGTCCTCAAGGAAGGCTACTCGATCAGCGCGCCCGACCTGTCGTCGCTGGTGACCAAGCTCCGGTCGGTCCGGCCCGACGTGCTCTTCCACACGGGCTACAACCCCGACATCGCGCTCTTCCTCCGCCAGGCCACGGAGCAGGGGCTCCGCCTGCGGGCGTATATCGGCCACGGCGCCGGCCACAGCCAGATCGACAAGCTGAAGGAGGCCTACGGCGCCAAGGAGATCGAGGGCTTCCACACCCTCGACCCCATCGCCTCCCAGCTCCTCGATCCCAAGAAGCTCAAGCCGGGCGTGGGCGACCTGACGGCCGAGATGGTCAAGCGCTACAAGGCGCTGTACGACAAGGACGTGGCGGATCGCGCCATCGCGCCTCACGTCTCCATGGGCTTCAACAACATGTGGATCCTGCTCAACGATGTGGTGCCGCGCGCGATCACCAAGTACGGCGGCTTCGGACCGGAGGCGCTGGCCAAGGCGGCCCGGGACACCGACATCCCGGAGGGCGGCACCATGCAGGGCTACGGGGTGAAGTTCAACCCGCCGGGCCACCGCTTCGCGGGGCAGAACCAGCGCGCCTTCCCAGCGGTGTTCGAGATCATCGAGAGCAAGTTCGAGCTGGTGTTCCCCAAGACCGTGGCGACCGCCCAGCCCCTCCTGCCGCTGCCGGCGTCCTCGCCGCTTGCGGTTCGCTGA
- a CDS encoding NAD-dependent epimerase/dehydratase family protein, whose protein sequence is MMSSSIYLVTGGAGFIGSHVVERLLAQGHRVRVLDNFSTGSRANLAFAKGNRRLQIIRGDLKSLATVERAVRGVTAVFHQAAMRSVPRSVADPLGANASNVTGTLHVLVAAARQKKKPRVVYASSSSVYGERPDLPKREDQATAPISPYAASKVAGELYASVWSRLFGVETVGLRYFNVFGPRQDPESEYAAVIPRFILWGRQGKPLQVHGDGTQSRDFTYIDNVVSANLLAAAAPAAAVSGKSYNVGCGSRTSLLEIIASIARLLGRPLTTTHQPTRVGDVPHTLADISAAKRDMGYEPLVDFGEGLRRTVDYFTEGTR, encoded by the coding sequence ATGATGTCATCCTCTATCTACCTCGTCACCGGCGGAGCAGGCTTCATCGGCTCGCATGTCGTCGAGCGCCTGCTCGCGCAGGGGCACCGCGTCCGCGTGCTCGACAACTTCTCGACGGGCAGCCGGGCCAACCTCGCCTTCGCGAAGGGGAACAGGCGGCTCCAGATCATCCGCGGGGACCTCAAGAGTCTCGCGACCGTCGAGCGGGCCGTGCGCGGCGTGACGGCGGTCTTCCACCAGGCGGCGATGCGCTCGGTGCCGCGCTCCGTCGCCGACCCGCTCGGCGCCAACGCCTCGAACGTCACCGGGACGCTCCACGTCCTCGTCGCCGCGGCGCGCCAGAAGAAGAAGCCGCGCGTGGTGTACGCGTCCTCGTCCTCCGTGTATGGCGAGAGGCCCGATCTCCCCAAGCGGGAGGACCAGGCGACCGCGCCCATCTCGCCGTACGCCGCGTCCAAGGTCGCGGGTGAGCTCTATGCGTCCGTCTGGAGCCGGCTCTTCGGGGTCGAGACGGTGGGCCTGCGCTACTTCAACGTCTTCGGCCCGCGGCAGGACCCCGAGAGCGAATACGCGGCCGTCATCCCGCGCTTCATCCTCTGGGGCAGGCAGGGCAAGCCGCTCCAGGTCCACGGGGACGGGACGCAGTCGCGCGACTTCACGTACATCGACAACGTGGTCTCGGCCAACCTCCTGGCGGCCGCGGCGCCGGCGGCGGCGGTCTCGGGCAAGTCCTACAACGTCGGCTGCGGCAGCCGGACGAGCCTGCTCGAGATCATCGCCTCGATAGCACGTCTCCTCGGGCGCCCGCTGACGACGACGCACCAGCCGACGCGGGTCGGCGACGTGCCGCACACGCTGGCCGACATCAGCGCGGCCAAGCGCGACATGGGCTACGAGCCCCTCGTGGATTTCGGCGAGGGGCTCAGGCGGACGGTGGACTACTTCACGGAGGGGACACGATGA
- a CDS encoding ABC transporter ATP-binding protein, with protein sequence MLTVTKVTKRFGGFTALNQVSFEVHEGEILGLIGPNGSGKTTLFNCVSGALPPTAGAIRFRGDEIGGLTPDRICHRGIARTFQIPRPFRKLSILDNVAVAAHYGTNQPNTEAQARQRAREMLELVGLPTDPLAATTLLGAGGLKKLELARALATGPSVLLADESLGGLDPSEMHDAAEMLKRIRRDLGITIVWVEHIMGTLMRVVDRIVVLDHGEKIAEGPPLEIAEHPQVIEAYLGEKVVLA encoded by the coding sequence ATGCTGACCGTCACCAAGGTCACCAAGCGCTTCGGGGGGTTCACCGCGCTCAACCAGGTGTCCTTCGAGGTGCACGAGGGCGAGATCCTCGGGCTGATCGGTCCCAACGGCTCCGGCAAGACCACGCTCTTCAACTGCGTGTCGGGCGCGCTGCCGCCGACGGCGGGCGCCATCCGATTCCGCGGCGACGAGATCGGCGGCCTCACGCCCGACAGGATCTGCCACCGGGGCATCGCCCGCACCTTCCAGATCCCGCGCCCGTTCCGCAAGCTCTCCATCCTCGACAACGTGGCCGTCGCCGCCCACTACGGCACCAACCAGCCGAACACCGAGGCCCAGGCGCGCCAGCGGGCGCGCGAGATGCTGGAGCTGGTCGGCCTCCCCACCGACCCTCTAGCCGCCACCACGCTGCTGGGCGCCGGCGGGTTGAAGAAGCTCGAGCTGGCGCGGGCGCTCGCCACGGGCCCCAGCGTGCTCCTGGCCGACGAGAGCCTCGGCGGGCTCGACCCGTCGGAGATGCACGACGCGGCCGAGATGCTCAAGCGCATCCGCCGCGACCTCGGGATCACCATCGTCTGGGTCGAGCACATCATGGGGACCCTGATGCGCGTGGTGGACCGCATCGTGGTGCTGGACCACGGCGAGAAGATCGCCGAGGGACCGCCTCTCGAGATCGCCGAGCACCCGCAGGTCATCGAAGCGTACCTCGGCGAAAAGGTGGTCCTCGCGTGA
- a CDS encoding branched-chain amino acid ABC transporter permease, with product MDPIFLVEAAINGILLGGVLALLALGLNLIFGVLDIVWIAYVDLVMVCMYAIYFFNVAFGWPIWAAGLVSLAAGTLLGVGVHLLIISPILTSAPINQLLATGGLLFFLQSAATFLWTTDHKTVRLSLPSYEIAGIFLPATRIIPFVISILAVIALYFFLTRTYIGTAIRAVSQDRDAMSLMGASPQRIYIVTSAVGGLMAGLAGALLIFQYSVHPFFGGQFGPLTFMICVLGGLGNMVGAFIASFIMSEIIAIGGVVISTEMGYVIAFVIFIVMMFVRPGGIMAKRE from the coding sequence ATGGACCCGATCTTCCTCGTCGAGGCGGCGATCAACGGCATCCTGCTGGGAGGCGTGCTCGCGCTGCTCGCCCTGGGCCTCAACCTGATCTTCGGAGTGCTCGACATCGTCTGGATCGCCTACGTGGACCTGGTCATGGTGTGCATGTACGCCATCTACTTCTTCAACGTCGCGTTCGGCTGGCCCATCTGGGCGGCGGGTCTGGTCTCGCTCGCCGCCGGGACGCTCCTCGGCGTCGGCGTGCACCTTCTCATCATCTCTCCTATCCTGACTAGCGCCCCCATCAATCAACTACTGGCGACGGGCGGGCTCCTCTTCTTCCTCCAGTCGGCCGCCACCTTCCTGTGGACGACGGACCACAAGACCGTGCGCCTGAGCCTGCCGAGCTACGAGATCGCCGGGATCTTCCTGCCCGCCACGCGGATCATCCCCTTCGTCATCTCCATCCTCGCCGTGATCGCGCTCTACTTCTTCCTGACCCGCACCTACATCGGCACAGCCATCCGCGCGGTGTCCCAGGACCGCGACGCCATGTCGCTGATGGGCGCCAGTCCCCAGCGCATCTACATCGTCACCTCGGCCGTGGGTGGGCTCATGGCGGGACTGGCCGGGGCGCTGCTCATCTTCCAGTACTCCGTGCACCCCTTCTTCGGCGGGCAGTTCGGGCCGCTCACCTTCATGATCTGCGTGCTGGGCGGGTTGGGGAACATGGTCGGCGCCTTCATTGCCTCGTTCATCATGAGCGAGATCATCGCCATCGGCGGCGTGGTCATCTCGACCGAGATGGGGTACGTCATCGCCTTTGTCATCTTCATCGTGATGATGTTCGTCCGCCCGGGCGGCATCATGGCAAAGCGCGAATGA
- a CDS encoding M81 family metallopeptidase, which translates to MRLFLAMMSHETNTFSNLPTGRAQFEARNLHYGGEILEAFRDTGTCIGGMIDAAARRGATLVPSVAAAASPAGLVTKDIYGHVKERMLRDLKAAGKVDGVLLDLHGAMVPEGLDDGEGDLIEAVRAAVGPAVPIAVTLDFHGNLSESMVRGADLLNGYKTYPHVDMAERGVEATEQLIDIIGKRLKPTAALRKPPLLPPLGNQGTARGPMRRLYDLAAEMEKDPKVISISIFAGFPHADIPDAGFGVYVLTDDDQGLADQLADRLADTAWTHRHEFIHAALPVREAVAKALAAPGKPIVLADMADNTGGGAAGDGTEILRELVRVGARSAVVACIWDPTAVALCVKVGAGASVTLDVGGKVDDRHGAPLRVTGMVRTLSDGRFVHKGPMARGLPGRLGTTAVLDVNDVKVILISYRWQTLDPEMIRLVGIDPLDHKILVVKSTIHYRAAFEPIASEIIEVDAPGLSSSNLSRFDFKRIRRPIFPLDPDTTYR; encoded by the coding sequence GTGAGATTGTTCTTGGCGATGATGTCCCACGAGACGAACACCTTCAGCAACCTCCCGACCGGCCGCGCCCAGTTCGAGGCGCGCAATCTCCACTACGGCGGCGAGATCCTGGAGGCGTTCCGCGACACGGGCACCTGCATCGGCGGCATGATCGACGCGGCCGCCCGCCGCGGGGCGACGCTCGTCCCGTCGGTCGCCGCGGCCGCTTCGCCGGCCGGGCTCGTCACGAAGGACATCTACGGGCACGTCAAAGAGCGGATGCTCCGTGACCTCAAGGCGGCCGGGAAGGTGGACGGCGTCCTGCTCGATCTCCACGGCGCCATGGTGCCGGAGGGGCTGGATGACGGCGAGGGCGACCTCATCGAGGCCGTCCGCGCTGCCGTCGGTCCCGCCGTGCCGATCGCCGTCACCCTCGATTTCCACGGCAACCTGTCGGAGAGCATGGTGCGCGGCGCCGACCTGCTCAACGGTTACAAGACCTACCCGCACGTGGACATGGCCGAGCGCGGGGTCGAGGCGACCGAACAACTGATCGACATCATCGGCAAGCGTCTGAAGCCCACGGCCGCGCTCCGCAAGCCGCCGCTCCTGCCGCCGCTCGGCAACCAGGGGACGGCGCGCGGGCCGATGCGGCGCCTCTATGACTTGGCGGCCGAGATGGAGAAGGACCCGAAGGTCATCTCGATCTCCATCTTCGCCGGGTTCCCGCACGCCGACATCCCGGACGCGGGCTTCGGCGTCTACGTCCTCACCGACGACGACCAGGGCCTGGCCGACCAGCTGGCTGACCGGCTCGCGGATACGGCGTGGACACACCGGCACGAGTTCATCCACGCGGCGCTGCCCGTGCGCGAGGCCGTCGCCAAGGCGCTCGCCGCCCCCGGCAAGCCGATCGTGCTGGCCGACATGGCCGACAACACCGGCGGGGGCGCCGCCGGCGACGGCACGGAAATCCTGCGAGAGCTGGTGCGGGTCGGCGCCCGCTCGGCGGTCGTCGCCTGCATTTGGGACCCTACGGCCGTCGCCCTGTGCGTCAAGGTGGGCGCCGGCGCCTCGGTGACGCTCGACGTTGGAGGCAAGGTGGACGACAGGCACGGCGCGCCCCTCCGCGTGACGGGCATGGTCCGTACGCTCTCCGATGGCCGTTTCGTCCATAAGGGGCCCATGGCGCGAGGGCTGCCCGGCCGGCTCGGCACGACGGCGGTCCTCGACGTCAACGACGTCAAGGTCATCCTGATCTCGTACCGCTGGCAGACCCTCGACCCCGAGATGATCCGCCTCGTCGGGATCGACCCGCTCGATCACAAGATCCTCGTCGTCAAGTCCACGATCCACTACCGGGCCGCCTTCGAGCCCATCGCCAGCGAGATCATCGAGGTGGACGCCCCGGGGCTGTCCTCCTCCAACCTCTCGCGCTTCGACTTCAAGCGGATCCGGCGGCCGATCTTCCCGCTGGATCCGGACACGACGTACCGCTGA